The Rhizobium leguminosarum genome includes a region encoding these proteins:
- a CDS encoding 5' DNA nuclease: MVDNASKGRKNEEAADFAAGFGRLAAEMLENARAMPVHPLMAHPAAAFAAATAIGFGFSTQMAGAFFGAFQSALETTSKVAAALDDTPPDELKPDVDIRPENIRPVVKAFTKPPAAQKAGPKLTVVKPVGEPTPVSQAKPASQAKPARQAKASEPKPAVKAKPVARGKTDDLKLIAGIGPKLEQVLNAKGIRSFAEIAAWTDEEIARLDAELGFNGRIGRDDWTGQAKVLAGRGRRKK; encoded by the coding sequence ATGGTGGACAATGCATCCAAGGGTAGGAAAAACGAAGAAGCCGCCGATTTCGCGGCGGGTTTCGGCCGTCTTGCTGCCGAGATGCTGGAAAATGCCCGGGCGATGCCGGTGCATCCGCTGATGGCGCATCCCGCTGCAGCCTTTGCCGCCGCAACGGCGATCGGCTTCGGTTTCTCGACCCAGATGGCAGGCGCCTTCTTCGGGGCCTTCCAGAGCGCCCTGGAAACCACCAGCAAGGTCGCGGCCGCCCTCGATGACACGCCGCCGGACGAACTGAAGCCCGATGTCGATATCCGGCCGGAGAATATTCGCCCGGTCGTGAAGGCGTTCACCAAGCCACCGGCCGCGCAGAAGGCAGGACCGAAACTGACGGTTGTCAAGCCGGTCGGCGAGCCGACGCCAGTAAGCCAGGCGAAGCCAGCCAGCCAGGCGAAGCCAGCCCGCCAAGCGAAGGCCAGCGAGCCAAAGCCGGCCGTGAAGGCAAAACCGGTTGCGCGGGGGAAGACCGACGACCTCAAGCTGATCGCCGGCATCGGCCCGAAGCTGGAGCAGGTACTGAACGCCAAGGGCATTCGCAGCTTCGCCGAGATCGCTGCCTGGACCGACGAGGAAATCGCCCGGCTCGACGCCGAGCTCGGCTTTAACGGCCGCATCGGCCGTGACGATTGGACCGGCCAGGCGAAAGTTCTGGCAGGACGGGGCCGTAGAAAGAAATGA
- the nuoG gene encoding NADH-quinone oxidoreductase subunit NuoG has product MAKLKIDGNEIEVPDHYTLLQACEDAGAEVPRFCFHERLSVAGNCRMCLVEVKGGPPKPQASCAMSVRDIRGGPNGELPEVFTNTPMVKKAREGVMEFLLINHPLDCPICDQGGECDLQDQAMAFGIDTSRYQEDKRAVEDKYIGPLVKTVMNRCIHCTRCVRFTTEVAGISELGLIGRGEDAEITTYLEQAMTSELQGNVVDLCPVGALTSKPFAFTARPWELNKTESIDVMDAVGSAIRVDTRGREVMRILPRVNEAINEEWISDKSRFIWDGLKTQRLDRPYVRRDGRLQPATWAEAFGAIKAAVGATSGDKIGAVAGDLASVEEMYALSELVKSLGSVNLDCRQDGAALDPSLGRASYLFNPTISGIDQADALLIIGANPRFEAAILNARIRKRWRRGKFPIGVIGEPGELRYSYDYLGGGPDTLKDLIDGTHAFADVLKNAAKPMIIIGQGALSRTDGAGVLASAAQLAGSVGAVAEGWNGFAVLHTAASRVGGLDLGFVPGAKGVNAAEMLAAMDVLFLLGADELDFTAKKAKLTVYIGSHGDNGAHHADVILPAAAYTEKSGTWVNTEGRVQMGNRAGFAPGDAREDWAIIRALSDVLGKKLPFDSLSELRVRLYAAFPHFAATDEIAEADSAQIAAVAKKAGKMNKSGFASPVKDFYLTNPIARASAVMAECSALARNNFKVAAE; this is encoded by the coding sequence ATGGCAAAACTGAAGATTGACGGCAACGAGATCGAAGTTCCGGATCATTACACGCTATTGCAGGCGTGCGAGGATGCCGGTGCCGAGGTTCCGCGCTTCTGCTTCCATGAGCGCTTGTCGGTTGCCGGCAATTGCCGCATGTGCCTTGTCGAGGTGAAGGGCGGCCCGCCGAAGCCGCAGGCTTCCTGCGCCATGAGCGTGCGCGATATCCGCGGTGGCCCGAACGGCGAACTGCCTGAGGTCTTCACCAACACCCCGATGGTCAAGAAGGCCCGCGAAGGTGTGATGGAATTCCTGCTGATCAACCATCCGCTCGATTGCCCGATCTGCGACCAGGGCGGCGAATGCGACCTGCAGGACCAGGCGATGGCCTTTGGCATCGACACCTCGCGCTATCAGGAAGACAAGCGCGCCGTCGAGGACAAGTATATCGGCCCGCTCGTCAAGACGGTGATGAACCGCTGCATCCACTGCACGCGCTGCGTCCGCTTCACCACCGAGGTCGCCGGAATTTCCGAACTCGGCCTGATCGGCCGCGGCGAGGATGCCGAGATCACCACCTATCTCGAGCAGGCGATGACCTCCGAGCTGCAGGGCAACGTCGTTGACCTTTGCCCGGTCGGCGCGCTGACCTCGAAGCCCTTCGCCTTCACCGCGCGCCCGTGGGAATTGAACAAGACTGAATCGATCGACGTCATGGATGCCGTCGGTTCGGCGATCCGCGTCGACACCCGCGGCCGTGAGGTCATGCGCATCCTGCCGCGCGTCAATGAGGCGATCAACGAGGAGTGGATCTCCGACAAGAGCCGCTTCATCTGGGACGGCCTGAAGACCCAGCGCCTCGACCGGCCTTATGTCCGCCGCGACGGCCGCCTGCAGCCCGCCACCTGGGCCGAAGCCTTCGGCGCCATCAAGGCCGCCGTCGGCGCCACCTCGGGCGACAAGATCGGCGCTGTCGCCGGCGACCTCGCTTCCGTCGAGGAAATGTATGCACTCTCCGAACTGGTGAAATCGCTGGGGTCGGTCAATCTCGACTGTCGCCAGGATGGGGCGGCACTCGATCCGTCGCTCGGCCGTGCAAGCTATCTCTTCAACCCGACCATATCGGGCATCGACCAGGCCGACGCGCTGTTGATCATCGGCGCCAATCCGCGCTTCGAAGCAGCCATCCTCAACGCCCGCATCCGCAAGCGCTGGCGCCGCGGCAAGTTCCCGATCGGCGTGATCGGCGAGCCGGGTGAACTGCGCTACAGCTATGATTACCTCGGCGGCGGTCCGGACACGCTGAAGGATCTGATCGACGGTACCCACGCCTTCGCGGATGTGCTGAAGAATGCCGCCAAGCCGATGATCATCATCGGCCAGGGCGCGCTCTCGCGCACCGACGGCGCCGGCGTTCTCGCCAGTGCTGCCCAACTTGCCGGCTCGGTCGGCGCGGTTGCCGAAGGCTGGAACGGTTTTGCCGTCCTCCATACCGCAGCGTCGCGCGTCGGCGGCCTCGACCTCGGCTTCGTGCCGGGCGCCAAGGGCGTCAATGCCGCCGAGATGCTGGCGGCGATGGACGTGCTCTTCCTGCTCGGTGCAGACGAACTCGACTTCACTGCCAAGAAGGCCAAGCTCACCGTCTATATCGGCTCGCACGGCGATAACGGCGCGCATCATGCCGATGTCATCCTGCCGGCCGCAGCCTATACCGAAAAGTCCGGCACCTGGGTCAATACCGAAGGCCGCGTTCAGATGGGCAACCGCGCAGGCTTTGCGCCGGGTGACGCCCGCGAGGACTGGGCGATCATCCGTGCGCTTTCCGACGTGCTCGGCAAGAAGCTTCCCTTCGATTCGCTCAGCGAATTGCGTGTCCGGCTTTATGCCGCTTTCCCGCATTTCGCCGCCACCGACGAGATCGCTGAAGCCGATAGCGCCCAAATTGCCGCAGTTGCGAAAAAAGCCGGCAAGATGAACAAATCCGGGTTTGCGTCGCCGGTGAAAGACTTCTATTTGACGAACCCGATAGCGCGTGCCTCGGCTGTCATGGCGGAGTGCTCGGCATTGGCCCGCAACAACTTCAAAGTCGCGGCAGAGTAA
- the nuoH gene encoding NADH-quinone oxidoreductase subunit NuoH — MDSFFSSYVLPAIIMVGQSLLLLVCLLVFIAYVLLADRKIWAAVQLRRGPNVVGPFGLFQSFADLLKFVFKEPIIPAGANKAVFLLAPLVTVLLALSTWAVVPLADGWVIANINVGILYIFAISSLEVYGIIMGGWASNSKYPFLGALRSAAQMVSYEVSIGFVIVTVLLCVGSLNLTDIVNAQHTGLGTMLGLPASFLDWHWLSLFPMFIIFFISALAETNRPPFDLPEAESELVAGFMVEYGSSPYMMFMLGEYAAVCLMCALTTILFLGGWLPPVDIWILNWVPGIIWFTLKACLVFFMFAMVKAFVPRYRYDQLMRLGWKVFLPLSLAMVVIVAFVLKLMGWA, encoded by the coding sequence ATGGATTCTTTCTTTTCAAGCTATGTCTTGCCGGCGATCATCATGGTCGGCCAGTCGCTGCTGCTTCTCGTCTGCCTGCTCGTCTTCATCGCCTACGTGCTGCTCGCCGACCGCAAGATCTGGGCGGCCGTGCAGCTGCGCCGCGGCCCGAACGTCGTCGGTCCCTTCGGCCTGTTCCAGTCCTTCGCCGATCTTTTGAAGTTCGTCTTCAAGGAGCCGATCATTCCGGCCGGCGCCAACAAGGCGGTCTTCCTGCTTGCCCCGTTGGTGACGGTCCTTCTGGCGCTGTCGACCTGGGCGGTGGTGCCGCTGGCAGACGGATGGGTGATCGCCAACATCAATGTCGGCATCCTCTATATTTTCGCGATCTCCTCGCTCGAGGTTTACGGCATCATCATGGGTGGCTGGGCTTCGAACTCGAAGTATCCGTTCCTCGGCGCGCTGCGCTCGGCGGCACAGATGGTGTCCTATGAAGTCTCGATCGGTTTCGTCATCGTCACGGTGCTTCTCTGTGTGGGTTCGCTGAACCTGACCGATATCGTCAATGCGCAGCATACCGGCCTCGGCACCATGCTCGGCCTGCCGGCGTCGTTCCTCGACTGGCACTGGCTGTCGCTCTTCCCGATGTTCATCATCTTCTTCATTTCGGCGCTCGCCGAAACGAACCGCCCGCCCTTCGACCTTCCGGAAGCCGAATCGGAACTCGTCGCCGGCTTCATGGTCGAATACGGCTCCTCGCCATACATGATGTTCATGCTCGGCGAATATGCGGCCGTCTGCCTGATGTGCGCGCTGACGACGATCCTCTTCCTCGGCGGCTGGCTGCCCCCGGTCGATATCTGGATCCTCAACTGGGTCCCAGGCATCATCTGGTTCACGCTGAAGGCCTGCCTGGTGTTCTTCATGTTCGCGATGGTCAAGGCCTTCGTTCCGCGCTACCGCTACGACCAGCTCATGCGCCTCGGCTGGAAGGTCTTCCTGCCCCTGTCGCTCGCCATGGTCGTCATCGTTGCATTCGTGCTGAAACTGATGGGTTGGGCATGA
- the nuoI gene encoding NADH-quinone oxidoreductase subunit NuoI, protein MASLSGSINSLFLKEFVGAFFLSMRYFFRQKATINYPFEKGPVSPRFRGEHALRRYPNGEERCIACKLCEAICPAQAITIEAGPRRNDGTRRTVRYDIDMVKCIYCGFCQEACPVDAIVEGPNFEFATETREELYFDKARLLDNGDRWEREIARNIAIDSPYR, encoded by the coding sequence ATGGCAAGCTTGTCCGGCTCCATCAACTCGCTGTTTCTCAAGGAATTCGTCGGCGCGTTCTTTCTGTCGATGCGCTATTTCTTCCGCCAGAAGGCGACGATCAACTATCCCTTCGAAAAGGGTCCTGTCTCCCCGCGTTTCCGCGGCGAGCATGCGCTGCGCCGTTATCCGAACGGCGAGGAACGCTGCATCGCCTGCAAGCTCTGCGAGGCGATCTGTCCTGCCCAGGCGATCACCATCGAGGCCGGGCCGCGCCGCAATGACGGCACGCGCCGCACGGTGCGCTACGACATCGACATGGTGAAGTGCATCTATTGTGGCTTCTGCCAGGAAGCCTGCCCGGTCGACGCGATCGTCGAAGGCCCGAATTTCGAATTTGCGACGGAAACCCGCGAAGAGCTCTACTTCGACAAGGCACGGCTTCTGGATAACGGAGACCGGTGGGAGCGCGAAATCGCCCGCAACATCGCGATCGACTCGCCGTACCGCTGA
- a CDS encoding NADH-quinone oxidoreductase subunit J yields MGLQALFFYLFAFVAVASAFMVIWAKNPVHSVLFLILVFFNAAGLFLLLGAEFLAMILLVVYVGAVAVLFLFVVMMLDIDFTELRAGVLEYAPIGGLIGVILAAELIVVIGGSVISPEIAKSVAMPIPALSERTNTAALGDVLYTNYVYFFQIAGLVLLVAMIGAIVLTLRHRTNIKRQNIPRQVARTPATAVEVVSVKPGQGV; encoded by the coding sequence ATGGGTCTGCAGGCTCTATTTTTCTATCTTTTCGCCTTTGTCGCGGTGGCGTCGGCGTTCATGGTCATCTGGGCGAAGAACCCGGTTCACTCGGTTCTCTTCCTGATCCTGGTGTTCTTCAATGCGGCTGGCCTCTTCCTGCTGCTCGGTGCCGAATTCCTGGCGATGATCCTGCTTGTCGTCTATGTCGGCGCCGTCGCCGTCCTCTTCCTCTTCGTCGTGATGATGCTCGATATCGACTTCACCGAACTGAGGGCTGGCGTTCTCGAATATGCGCCGATCGGCGGGCTGATCGGGGTGATCCTCGCAGCCGAACTGATCGTCGTCATCGGCGGCAGCGTCATCTCGCCTGAGATCGCCAAATCAGTCGCCATGCCGATCCCGGCGCTGAGCGAGCGCACCAATACGGCCGCCCTCGGCGACGTGCTCTATACCAACTACGTCTATTTCTTCCAGATCGCCGGTCTGGTGCTCCTGGTCGCCATGATCGGCGCGATCGTGCTGACGTTGAGACACCGCACCAACATCAAGCGGCAGAATATTCCCAGGCAGGTTGCCCGCACGCCCGCCACCGCCGTCGAGGTGGTTTCGGTCAAGCCCGGGCAGGGCGTCTAA
- the nuoK gene encoding NADH-quinone oxidoreductase subunit NuoK produces MVIGLSHYLTVSAILFTLGVFGIFLNRKNVIVILMSIELILLAVNINMVAFSSFLNDIVGQVFALFILTVAAAEAAIGLAILVVFYRNRGSIAVEDVNMMKG; encoded by the coding sequence ATGGTCATCGGACTTTCCCACTACCTGACGGTCAGCGCCATCCTCTTCACGCTCGGCGTCTTCGGCATCTTCCTGAACCGGAAGAACGTCATCGTCATCTTGATGTCGATTGAACTGATCCTGCTTGCCGTCAACATCAACATGGTCGCCTTCTCCTCCTTCCTGAACGACATCGTCGGCCAGGTCTTCGCGCTGTTCATCCTGACGGTCGCGGCTGCCGAAGCGGCGATCGGTCTTGCAATTCTCGTTGTCTTCTACCGCAACCGCGGCTCGATCGCGGTCGAAGACGTCAATATGATGAAGGGCTGA
- the nuoL gene encoding NADH-quinone oxidoreductase subunit L → MFLYKAIVFLPLIGAIVAGLFGRAIGAKASEYVTSGLMIIAAILSWVVFFTVGMGHAEGGPIKVEVLRWIQSGGIDVSWSLRIDTLTSVMLIVVNTVSTLVHVYSIGYMHTDPHRPRFFAYLSLFTFAMLMLVTADNLAQMFFGWEGVGLASYLLIGFWFKKPSATAAAMKAFIVNRVGDFGFVLGIAGVFVLFGSINLDTIFANASNFAPHEGGGEAGGVFLNLFGMQLDKAHALTGVCLLLFMGAMGKSAQFLLHTWLPDAMEGPTPVSALIHAATMVTAGVFLVARMSPLFELSPDALVVVTVIGAITAFFAATVGLVQNDIKRVIAYSTCSQLGYMFVALGVGAYGAAIFHLFTHAFFKALLFLCAGSVIHAVDGEQDMRYMGGLRPHIKWTFRMMIVGTLAITGVGIPFTPFGLAGFFSKDVIIEAAYASHSPVSGFAFALLVIAALFTSFYSWRLIFMTFFGKPRASHEVMHHVHESPQVMLVPLYLLAIGAVFAGYFFEGRFYGEEYAEFWKGALFTGAENELVEEFHHVPALVALSPFIAMVLGFVTAWYMYIRSPQTPRILAQQHRVLYQFLLNKWYFDELYDFLFVRSAKALGRFLWKKGDVGVIDTYGPNGVAARVVAVTDRVVRLQTGYLYHYAFAMLIGIAALVTWMMLGSSF, encoded by the coding sequence ATGTTCCTCTATAAGGCTATCGTCTTTCTTCCCTTGATCGGTGCGATCGTCGCCGGCCTTTTCGGCCGCGCGATCGGCGCCAAGGCTTCGGAATATGTCACCAGCGGCCTGATGATCATCGCCGCCATCCTGTCCTGGGTCGTCTTCTTCACCGTCGGCATGGGCCATGCCGAAGGCGGCCCGATCAAGGTCGAGGTGCTGCGCTGGATCCAGTCCGGCGGCATCGACGTCTCATGGTCGCTGCGCATCGACACGCTGACCTCGGTCATGCTGATCGTCGTCAACACCGTCTCGACGCTGGTGCATGTCTATTCGATCGGCTACATGCACACTGATCCGCATCGTCCGCGCTTCTTCGCCTATCTCTCGCTCTTTACCTTCGCCATGCTGATGCTGGTGACCGCTGACAACCTCGCCCAGATGTTCTTCGGCTGGGAAGGTGTCGGTCTCGCTTCCTATTTGCTGATCGGCTTCTGGTTCAAGAAGCCGTCGGCGACGGCGGCGGCGATGAAAGCCTTCATCGTCAACCGTGTCGGCGACTTCGGCTTCGTGCTCGGCATTGCCGGCGTCTTCGTCCTCTTCGGCTCGATCAACCTCGATACCATCTTCGCCAATGCCTCGAATTTCGCCCCGCACGAAGGCGGCGGCGAGGCGGGCGGAGTGTTCCTCAACCTCTTCGGCATGCAGCTCGACAAGGCGCATGCGCTGACCGGCGTCTGCCTGCTGCTCTTCATGGGCGCAATGGGCAAGTCGGCACAGTTCCTGCTGCACACCTGGCTGCCGGATGCCATGGAAGGCCCGACCCCGGTCTCGGCCCTCATCCATGCCGCGACCATGGTCACCGCCGGCGTCTTCCTCGTCGCCCGCATGTCGCCGCTCTTCGAACTGTCGCCGGATGCGCTGGTCGTCGTCACCGTGATCGGTGCGATCACCGCCTTCTTCGCGGCCACCGTCGGCCTCGTGCAGAACGATATCAAGCGCGTCATCGCCTATTCCACCTGCTCGCAGCTCGGCTACATGTTCGTGGCGCTCGGGGTAGGGGCCTATGGCGCGGCGATCTTCCATCTCTTCACGCACGCCTTCTTCAAGGCGCTGCTCTTCCTCTGCGCCGGCTCGGTCATCCATGCCGTCGATGGCGAGCAGGACATGCGCTACATGGGCGGCCTGCGTCCGCACATTAAGTGGACGTTCCGTATGATGATTGTCGGAACGCTGGCAATCACCGGTGTCGGCATCCCCTTCACGCCGTTCGGCTTGGCCGGCTTCTTCTCCAAGGACGTGATCATCGAGGCGGCCTATGCATCGCATTCGCCGGTCTCGGGCTTTGCCTTCGCGCTGCTGGTCATCGCGGCTCTGTTCACCAGCTTCTATTCCTGGCGCCTGATCTTCATGACCTTCTTCGGCAAGCCGCGCGCCTCGCACGAGGTTATGCACCACGTTCACGAATCGCCGCAGGTCATGCTGGTGCCGCTCTACCTCCTCGCGATCGGAGCCGTTTTCGCCGGCTACTTCTTCGAAGGCCGGTTCTACGGCGAGGAGTATGCCGAGTTCTGGAAGGGTGCGCTCTTTACCGGCGCCGAGAACGAACTCGTCGAAGAGTTCCATCATGTTCCCGCACTTGTGGCTTTGAGCCCCTTCATCGCCATGGTGCTCGGCTTCGTCACCGCCTGGTACATGTATATCCGCTCGCCGCAGACGCCGCGTATCCTCGCCCAGCAGCACCGCGTGCTCTACCAGTTCCTGCTGAACAAGTGGTATTTCGACGAACTCTACGACTTCCTCTTCGTCCGCTCCGCCAAGGCGCTCGGCCGCTTCCTGTGGAAGAAGGGTGATGTCGGCGTCATCGACACCTACGGCCCGAACGGCGTCGCCGCTCGCGTCGTCGCCGTCACCGATCGCGTGGTTCGCCTGCAGACCGGTTACCTCTATCACTACGCCTTCGCCATGCTGATCGGCATCGCGGCGCTCGTTACCTGGATGATGCTCGGGAGTTCCTTCTGA
- a CDS encoding NADH-quinone oxidoreductase subunit M, protein MTDWPILSTVTFLPLVGVVLLLLMNGESETGRKNVLWISLITTVFTFLVSLFIWIGFDNANPGFQMVEKHNWLGTGIGYHVGVDGISMLFVILSTFLMPFCVLASWLSIEKRLKEYMIAFLILETMMIGVFVSLDIVLFYVFFEAGLIPMFLIIGVWGGKDRVYASYKFFLYTLLGSVLMLLAIMAMYWQAGTTDITALLAYKFPPALQTWLWLAFFASFAVKMPMWPVHTWLPDAHVQAPTAGSVILAGVLLKLGGYGLIRFSLGMFPVASDYFAPLVFAMSVIAIIYTSLVAMMQDDIKKLIAYSSVAHMGYVTMGIFAANMQGVQGSIFQMLSHGIVSGALFLCVGVVYDRTHTREINAYGGLVNNMPKYAVAMMVFTMANVGLPGTSGFVGEFLTLIGVFRVNTWVALFAATGVILSAAYALWLYRRVIFGALEKEKLKALLDLSRREQLILYPLVALTIFFGVYPAPVFDATAASVDLLVNNYTAAVHAAQNVALSMK, encoded by the coding sequence ATGACCGATTGGCCTATTCTTTCAACGGTCACCTTCCTGCCGCTGGTCGGCGTGGTGCTCCTGCTGCTGATGAACGGCGAGAGCGAAACCGGCCGGAAGAACGTGCTGTGGATCTCGCTGATCACCACCGTCTTCACCTTCCTCGTCTCGCTCTTCATCTGGATCGGCTTCGACAATGCCAATCCCGGCTTCCAGATGGTCGAGAAGCATAATTGGCTCGGCACCGGCATCGGCTACCACGTCGGCGTCGACGGCATCTCGATGCTGTTCGTCATCCTGTCGACCTTTCTCATGCCCTTCTGTGTGCTGGCGAGCTGGCTCTCGATCGAGAAGCGCCTGAAGGAATACATGATCGCCTTCCTCATCCTCGAAACGATGATGATCGGCGTCTTCGTCTCGCTCGATATCGTGCTCTTCTACGTCTTCTTCGAGGCGGGCCTCATTCCGATGTTCCTGATCATCGGTGTCTGGGGCGGCAAGGACCGCGTTTATGCGAGCTACAAGTTCTTCCTCTACACGCTGCTCGGCTCGGTGCTGATGCTGCTCGCCATCATGGCGATGTACTGGCAGGCCGGCACGACTGATATCACTGCGCTGCTCGCCTACAAGTTCCCGCCGGCGCTGCAGACCTGGTTGTGGCTTGCCTTCTTCGCCTCCTTCGCGGTGAAGATGCCGATGTGGCCCGTCCATACCTGGCTTCCCGATGCCCACGTTCAGGCGCCGACGGCTGGCTCGGTGATCCTGGCGGGCGTGCTTTTGAAGCTCGGCGGCTACGGTCTCATCCGTTTCTCGCTCGGCATGTTCCCGGTCGCGTCCGATTATTTCGCGCCGCTCGTCTTCGCCATGTCCGTCATCGCCATCATCTACACCTCTCTGGTGGCGATGATGCAGGACGATATCAAGAAGCTGATCGCCTATTCCTCCGTGGCGCACATGGGCTACGTGACCATGGGCATCTTTGCCGCCAACATGCAGGGCGTCCAGGGCTCGATCTTTCAGATGCTCTCGCACGGCATCGTCTCCGGCGCGCTCTTCCTCTGCGTCGGCGTCGTCTACGACCGTACCCACACCCGCGAGATCAACGCCTATGGCGGCCTAGTCAACAACATGCCGAAATATGCCGTGGCGATGATGGTCTTCACCATGGCCAATGTCGGGCTTCCCGGCACGTCGGGTTTCGTCGGCGAATTCCTGACGCTGATCGGTGTCTTCCGGGTCAACACCTGGGTGGCGCTCTTTGCCGCCACCGGCGTCATCCTCTCGGCCGCCTACGCGCTCTGGCTTTATCGCCGGGTGATCTTCGGCGCGCTGGAGAAGGAAAAGCTGAAGGCGCTGCTCGATCTTTCCAGACGCGAGCAGCTGATCCTCTACCCGCTGGTCGCGCTGACGATCTTCTTCGGCGTTTACCCGGCCCCAGTCTTCGATGCGACGGCTGCCTCGGTGGATCTGCTGGTCAACAACTACACGGCCGCCGTGCACGCAGCGCAGAATGTTGCGCTGTCTATGAAATGA
- the nuoN gene encoding NADH-quinone oxidoreductase subunit NuoN — MTAETILLSLHLSAPELILAVGALVLLMVGVFSGERSGLLVTGLAIVLLLASGLWLLFVPAEGLAYGGVYMADGFSRFMKLVALIGSLVAIFMSIGHARENQLDKFEFPVLLVLATLGILLMISANDLISLYLALELQSLALYVVAAINRDSLKSTEAGLKYFVLGALSSGMLLYGMSLVYGFTGHTHFSEIAQALSVEGARSLGLIFGLVFILAGIAFKISAVPFHMWTPDVYEGAPTPVTAFLAAAPKVAAMAMMTRIVITAFQPVLADWQQVVVFISIASMLLGSFAAIGQKNIKRLMAYSSIGHMGYALVGLAAGNQTGVTGVMLYMVIYMVMTLGTFAIIMSMRRKDGTVVENVDDLAGLSTTNPFMAVVLTALMFSLAGIPPLAGFFAKYFVFVAAIEAKLYALAIIGVLASVVGAYYYLRVIKLMWFDEATGEFARVSGALRLVFGLSGLFVTAYVLIGGPIGGAAELAAATLF; from the coding sequence ATGACCGCTGAAACAATTCTCCTCAGTCTGCATCTTTCCGCGCCGGAGCTCATCCTCGCGGTCGGCGCCCTTGTCCTGTTGATGGTCGGCGTCTTCTCCGGCGAGCGGTCGGGCCTCCTCGTCACCGGCCTCGCCATCGTCCTGCTCCTGGCCTCGGGCCTCTGGCTGCTTTTCGTGCCCGCAGAAGGCCTTGCCTATGGCGGGGTCTACATGGCGGACGGCTTCTCGCGCTTCATGAAGCTGGTGGCGCTGATCGGTTCGCTGGTCGCCATATTCATGTCGATCGGCCACGCCCGAGAAAATCAGCTAGACAAGTTCGAGTTCCCGGTTCTCCTGGTACTTGCGACCCTCGGCATCCTGCTGATGATCTCGGCCAACGACCTGATCTCGCTCTATCTGGCGCTGGAGCTGCAATCACTGGCGCTCTACGTCGTCGCCGCGATCAACCGCGACAGCCTGAAGTCGACTGAAGCCGGCCTGAAATATTTCGTCCTAGGCGCGCTTTCCTCCGGCATGCTGCTCTATGGCATGTCGCTGGTCTACGGCTTCACCGGCCACACCCACTTCTCCGAAATCGCCCAGGCGCTGTCCGTCGAGGGCGCGCGTTCGCTCGGCTTGATCTTCGGCTTGGTCTTCATCCTCGCCGGCATCGCCTTCAAGATCTCGGCCGTTCCCTTCCACATGTGGACGCCGGATGTTTATGAAGGCGCGCCGACACCGGTCACCGCCTTCCTGGCCGCAGCACCCAAGGTTGCCGCCATGGCGATGATGACCCGCATCGTCATCACCGCTTTCCAGCCGGTTCTGGCGGACTGGCAGCAGGTCGTCGTCTTCATCTCGATCGCCTCGATGCTGCTCGGCTCGTTTGCCGCGATCGGCCAGAAGAATATCAAGCGGCTGATGGCCTATTCCTCGATCGGCCACATGGGTTATGCCTTGGTTGGTCTTGCCGCTGGCAACCAGACCGGCGTCACCGGCGTCATGCTTTACATGGTCATCTACATGGTCATGACGCTCGGGACCTTTGCGATCATCATGTCGATGCGCCGCAAGGACGGCACCGTCGTCGAGAATGTCGACGATCTCGCCGGCCTCTCCACAACCAACCCGTTCATGGCCGTGGTGCTGACGGCGCTGATGTTCTCGCTTGCCGGCATCCCGCCGCTCGCCGGCTTCTTCGCGAAGTACTTCGTCTTCGTCGCCGCCATCGAAGCCAAGCTCTATGCGCTCGCCATCATCGGTGTTCTCGCCTCCGTCGTCGGCGCCTACTACTATCTGCGTGTCATCAAGCTGATGTGGTTCGATGAGGCGACCGGCGAATTCGCCCGTGTCTCCGGAGCGCTGCGTCTGGTCTTCGGCCTCTCCGGTCTCTTCGTCACCGCCTATGTCCTCATCGGCGGCCCGATCGGCGGTGCGGCAGAGCTTGCCGCCGCGACGCTCTTTTGA